The sequence AACTTCATACTTCTGAAATTACAGGCAACACTGGCAACTCTCTGGGACGAGGCCGGGACTCGATCTTTCGATCTGGGTCAATGGCTTGGGGAGGAGGCGGACGGCGGGTTCCGGGAACTCTATGCCCGTTTCGAGCTTCCGGAGGCGGCCGCCGGAATTCTGGCCCATGTGGAAGCAGCGCGGCTCGCGCCCTGGGTCAAGGAGAGGTTCCCCGGGCTGGCCGGGGATCTCGCCGACCTGCGCGCCCATGCCTTTCGCGGAGACTGCGTCCCTGCCGATGCGAGCGAACCCGAGGCGTTGCTCTTCCTTGCCCTGGGGGGATCATCCGAGCACATTGATTTCTCCTCGGAGGGAGCGGGGCTCGAAGGTTTCGCACGAATCGCGGCCGATCGGACGGCGACGATCTACGATAGTGTGAATGAAACGGTCCGAATGACGCGTCTTCTCGAGGCCGGCGAACTCATTCGCGTCACCAACCTCGAGGACCTTTTCCTCGAGGATCCGACGATGTCGTATTTGCTCGACGATGCCGACGAGGATGGAGGCCCCCCGCCGCCGGCGCCACCAAACCCGGACAACCAGCCGATGGATGAGGCGAATATTCCGCAGGGCGAGCGATCGGAAGATACATCACCCGCGTCCGCCGTGGACCCGGAGCTACTGAAGGCCTACCTCGAACAAAACCCCCGGGTGAAGGTCATGCGGTCCGAGGAGGCGCTGGATGCGACCGGATTGTTCGTCGCGGGGCTGACCGGTGGAGGCGGGGAACGACCCGACCAGATTTCAAACGCGGAGAGGGAGCATGTCTTTGCCTTGTCGCGGGGTGCACGCGAAGCACGGGGCGTCTTCCTCTATGATGAGTGGGACCATGAGATCGGTGATTATCGGGTCTCCTGGTGCCAGGTGCATGAGTTGGGTCTGGGCGATGATGATCCCGGATTTTTCTCGGAGACGCTGCAGCGATATCAAGACGTTCTTCCGGAAGTGCGACGACAATTTCAGCGGGTCAAGCCGCAGGGCTATCGGACCATCCGTGGCCTCCTTGATGGTGAGGATTTCGACCTCGACGCGGTCGTTCTCGCCCGGAGTGACCTCCGGGCAAAGTTGAATCCGGCAACACGCCTCTACACCCAACGACAACGGGAAGAGCGCGATGTGGCGACGTTGTTTCTGCTGGATATGTCAGCCTCGACCGACGAAGAGGTCGAAAAACCGGACCTCGTCGAGAACTCGCAGGAATTGCCGGAAGATTTGTCAGACACCTTCTTGCCCCTTGAATCTCTTGAAAAAGAACGCGGTCGACGCGTCATCGATATTCAGAAGGAAGCTTTGACAATTATGTCACAAGCTCTCGAAGAGATCGGTGATTTGTTTTCGATCTATGGTTTTTCCGGACACGGCCGGGAGCGGGTAGAACTTTTTGACGTGAAGAGTTTCGATGAGGCGCTCTCTTTGGCGGTGAAGAGTCGGTTGAGCGCGATCGAGCCGCAACGTTCGACACGCATGGGGCCGGCGATTCGGCATTCGATCCGCCGGCTGGCCTCGGTGTCCTCGCGGTCGAAGCATCTGATTTTGCTCTCGGATGGCTTTCCGCAAGATTTTGATTACGGTCGCGACCGGCGGTCCAATCTCTACGGCCTGCGGGATACTGCGCAGGCGTTGCGCGAGGCGGAGCAGGCAGGCATTTCCACTTTCTGCATTACGGTCGATCGTGCCGGTAACGATTATCTTCGCGAGATGTGCGACAAGGATCGATATCTCGTCATCGAAGATATTGCCGAGTTACCGCTCGAGCTTCCGAAGATCTATTCGCGGGCGACGCGCGACGGCTGAGCGTCGATCGACGAGAGAACCGGGGTCGGCGACAGCAGGGGACCCCAAAGCTTCCGGGCCGCCGCATGAGGGTCCTCCAGCACCCCGGGTTTTGCCGCCAGTCGCAGCGCCTGCCGGGTGGTGGGCTGCCAATGCGGCCAGCTGGGCAGACCATCGTGGCCGGGAACTTCACCGTGAGCAAAACGCGCCCAGGATTTTTGCATACGTCGGGAAAGAGTTCTGATGTCGGAGGACCATCCCATGGTCGCGGCGAGCGGGCCTTTGCGCACGGTTCCGAAGACAAAGGGGATATCGAGCCCGTGAAATGCTCCCGTATAGGAGCCAACCAGCGGCAGCTGCCCGTCGAATCGGTAAAAATATACCTCGCCACCGGCGCGGCTCAGAGTGTCGGCGAGAATTCCGGCCGGTGCGTGAAAGACCATGTCGGACATGAACCGGCTCCATCGATAGCGGGGTGCACCGAGAGATTCGTTGTACGTTTCATGAAACCGGTCGAGGAGGTTTGGATCGATGCTGTTGGCCGAGAGCACTCGGAGGATCCTGCGCTCGAGACCGGCTTCGTCGAGGCTTCGTCCCGAGCTATCGGCTGCCATGAACAGCGCCCACTCGTCCTGATTGCTCCCCATCAGAACCGGTACGGGAGTTTTGCCCGAATTGCGGATCCTTTGCAGCGGTTGCTCGGAAAGAAGCTGTCCGTCGATCGATGGCTGCCACGGAAGGTTGGCCACGCCTACGGAAAGCTCGCGGGTCGTCGCTGTTTGCGCTGTGAGCAGGCGGCCGACGGGCACTCGACGCAGTTGCGCCGGGTTGGCTCGCGGCAAGCCGACGTAACGTAAAAAGGCACGCCCAACTCTTTCGGAGATCTCGTGTTCGGAGACATTTGAAGCCGCACCGCTTTGCAGAATGGCACGGTGAAAGAGTCCTTCCGCAGCCGGTGTACCCAGGAGGGTTCCAACGCTCATTGCACCTGCGGATTCACCAAAGATGGTGACGTTGCCCGGGTCGCCGCCGAAACAGGCGATATGGTCGCGCACCCAGCGCAGCGCGGCGATCTGATCCTTGATGCCCAGATTGGGTTCAATCTCATCCGGACGGCCTCGCAGCGCGTCCATATTGAGCGATCCGAGAACGCCGAGCCGATAGTTTGCCGAAACCACAACGACATCACCGCGTTGCGAAAGTCGGGAACCGCTGTAGAGGGCTGTCGACCCTGAGCCCAGAAGGAAAGCACCGCCGTGGATCCAGACCATGACGGGGCGAGGGCGGCTGTCGGCCGCGGGGGTCCATACGTTGAGGTAGAGACAATCCTCACTATTATCGTCAACCGTTCCGAGCAGTCGGCGGGCGGCCAGAAGTGTTTGCGGTGTCTGCTGGGCGGAGGGACCAAAGTGCGTTGCCTGTCGCACGCCCTGCCACGCGGGCATCGGTTCGGGCGATCGGAAACGTCCCGGGCCTACAGGCGGTGACGCAAAGGGGATCCCTCGAAAAACGAGGCCACGCTTTTGCTGCTTTCCCTCGAGGGAACCCGAGGGTGTATGCACGACAATCCGAGCCATCCGGTTTGGGGAAGAAAAGGAATCCGAGGTGAGCCTACGGACTTCCTCAGTTCGTCAGACCCCACTTCTTCTTGTTTTCTTCGATCGCGTCCTCGGAGGGATGGTCGGTCTTTTCCTGCTCCTTGACCTCGAAATTATCCATATCGTCGATCATCTTGTAATTCAGAGGTGTATCGTCGGTGAAGACTTCAGGCACAGCCACTTCTTCGTAGATCGCCTGCCAGGGGCATTCGGGCTCACAGGCCCCGCAGTCGATGCATTCGTCCGGGTTTATATAGAGCTGGTTCGGGAAGGAGTCCTTGTCACTGCCTTTGTATTCATAAATGCAATCGACGGGGCATACGGCGACACAGCCAGTATCCACACAATCGCGGCAGAGCCGTGTAACGATGTAGGACATATTTTCTCCTTCGGTCATCGCGTTGTAAGCGATAGTGACAAAAATTTTGGTAGCGTATCCGGGATAGCGAAGCAAAGCGCCGGTTGGCCTCGCGGATGGCGGGTTTCAGGCAGGCCGGCAGATCAGTTAGAGAGGTTTCCATGACAGAAAAGAGCATGATTCCGGATGCCTCAACTCTGGCGGAATCCGTCCGTTCCCAAGCCCGGACTCCGGAGGAACTCCTCGATGAGGCGATTCTTTCCATCGAGAGAGAAAACCCTGAACTGAACGCTGTTGTCCATACCCTTTATGACGAGGCTCGGGCACGAATCGCGGCAGGGTTGCCGGACGGGCCCT is a genomic window of Candidatus Binatia bacterium containing:
- a CDS encoding VWA domain-containing protein, producing MDEMTRGERMGALEDLATELESTSPGFATRLRQFGAKVQPQQSPEAFRDLSESLARVVRLEGVAREAGLALLTLDTGDVLRLQGPVLRGWADAICEIGSVSVRAGQSFGAAVLPALPGAAPDLADRLATTATALREFVGAHPGEPIVNRCATFLGEAFIHHPTLVHQAWLRYATAVAFTPRRPLDVLRELPKSIALNPEELAAILNVVARCASWDVREAPAWFVEAPHLLTGLPGDSRAGLLEILDTLKDDAVSVLDLLRGAGPVLRRLSADERALVLTHTLAVAVVAPKAAPRFLRGVLRVVEAVGFGEELEVFVQEGLSLAEIQEVAAEAFFSLESRGAKAFLARHDTAVRFEDIETTLRGYLRILERRAPNLVAVDLGGLFPFLDNRKIIPVSARSGTFPTWEENFILLKLQATLATLWDEAGTRSFDLGQWLGEEADGGFRELYARFELPEAAAGILAHVEAARLAPWVKERFPGLAGDLADLRAHAFRGDCVPADASEPEALLFLALGGSSEHIDFSSEGAGLEGFARIAADRTATIYDSVNETVRMTRLLEAGELIRVTNLEDLFLEDPTMSYLLDDADEDGGPPPPAPPNPDNQPMDEANIPQGERSEDTSPASAVDPELLKAYLEQNPRVKVMRSEEALDATGLFVAGLTGGGGERPDQISNAEREHVFALSRGAREARGVFLYDEWDHEIGDYRVSWCQVHELGLGDDDPGFFSETLQRYQDVLPEVRRQFQRVKPQGYRTIRGLLDGEDFDLDAVVLARSDLRAKLNPATRLYTQRQREERDVATLFLLDMSASTDEEVEKPDLVENSQELPEDLSDTFLPLESLEKERGRRVIDIQKEALTIMSQALEEIGDLFSIYGFSGHGRERVELFDVKSFDEALSLAVKSRLSAIEPQRSTRMGPAIRHSIRRLASVSSRSKHLILLSDGFPQDFDYGRDRRSNLYGLRDTAQALREAEQAGISTFCITVDRAGNDYLREMCDKDRYLVIEDIAELPLELPKIYSRATRDG
- a CDS encoding carboxylesterase family protein — protein: MARIVVHTPSGSLEGKQQKRGLVFRGIPFASPPVGPGRFRSPEPMPAWQGVRQATHFGPSAQQTPQTLLAARRLLGTVDDNSEDCLYLNVWTPAADSRPRPVMVWIHGGAFLLGSGSTALYSGSRLSQRGDVVVVSANYRLGVLGSLNMDALRGRPDEIEPNLGIKDQIAALRWVRDHIACFGGDPGNVTIFGESAGAMSVGTLLGTPAAEGLFHRAILQSGAASNVSEHEISERVGRAFLRYVGLPRANPAQLRRVPVGRLLTAQTATTRELSVGVANLPWQPSIDGQLLSEQPLQRIRNSGKTPVPVLMGSNQDEWALFMAADSSGRSLDEAGLERRILRVLSANSIDPNLLDRFHETYNESLGAPRYRWSRFMSDMVFHAPAGILADTLSRAGGEVYFYRFDGQLPLVGSYTGAFHGLDIPFVFGTVRKGPLAATMGWSSDIRTLSRRMQKSWARFAHGEVPGHDGLPSWPHWQPTTRQALRLAAKPGVLEDPHAAARKLWGPLLSPTPVLSSIDAQPSRVARE
- a CDS encoding ferredoxin family protein; amino-acid sequence: MSYIVTRLCRDCVDTGCVAVCPVDCIYEYKGSDKDSFPNQLYINPDECIDCGACEPECPWQAIYEEVAVPEVFTDDTPLNYKMIDDMDNFEVKEQEKTDHPSEDAIEENKKKWGLTN